In the genome of Saprospira sp. CCB-QB6, one region contains:
- a CDS encoding DUF2490 domain-containing protein has translation MRFILFFFLFNSGLLYAQEFKQEQGILSELLLRYDHNKQWRTSFKLEHFAQFPPLAHSSFNAQYFLDYKTHRGFKLAWGYRLAQDAGQAFSHRFIQQLSWGQKLSIGQLGHRFRLEGNWGTQRRPEYRLRYRLALERPLMGQKINAKELYWQASEELLPGWRPQGWQYENRLAFSLGYQSAGAWRLLLGLEQRLRFRPKVLRQQIWGKIYYIYAIN, from the coding sequence ATGCGGTTTATTCTTTTCTTTTTCCTCTTTAATAGTGGGTTGCTTTATGCTCAAGAATTTAAGCAAGAGCAAGGTATTTTGTCTGAATTATTGCTGCGTTATGACCACAATAAGCAATGGCGAACAAGCTTTAAGCTAGAGCATTTTGCTCAGTTTCCGCCTTTGGCCCATAGTAGTTTCAATGCCCAATACTTTCTAGATTACAAAACCCATAGGGGCTTTAAATTGGCCTGGGGCTATCGTTTGGCCCAAGATGCGGGACAAGCCTTTAGTCATCGTTTTATTCAGCAGTTATCTTGGGGCCAAAAGTTATCCATTGGGCAGTTGGGCCATCGTTTTCGTTTGGAGGGCAACTGGGGAACTCAGCGGCGGCCAGAATATCGCTTGCGCTATCGCCTGGCCCTAGAACGTCCCCTTATGGGCCAAAAAATCAATGCAAAAGAGCTATATTGGCAGGCCTCCGAAGAGCTGCTGCCTGGCTGGCGGCCTCAGGGCTGGCAATATGAAAATCGTTTGGCCTTTTCCTTAGGCTATCAATCGGCAGGCGCTTGGCGTTTACTGCTTGGGCTAGAGCAGCGGCTCCGTTTTCGGCCCAAGGTGCTACGGCAGCAAATTTGGGGAAAGATTTATTATATCTACGCTATTAACTAA
- a CDS encoding cytochrome-c peroxidase, protein MRYLLPLFLVLGLLSSCQKEEQAYALALPPGFPEVELPEDNLPTALRVELGKRLFFDPILSRDSSISCGSCHFRALGFADNKVVSPGIAGRLGFRNAPILTNLIYRENFFFDGGVPNLELQVVAPIEDTAEMDFHLGGVVERLARHPEYAPLLEKAYPGKPLTFALTRAIASYERTLLSGQSAFDRYYYQGDSSALNDQEKRGWQLFQDKGCRDCHAGPNFSNEEFINIGLYADYNYNGDPGRRRVTALESDIGKFKVPSLRNIALTAPYMHDGSIQNLEEVIDFFAAGGEAHFNKSPEIQAFVLSPQEKADLIAFLESLTDWDFVQGTD, encoded by the coding sequence ATGCGATATCTGCTCCCCTTATTCCTAGTTCTTGGCCTGCTATCTAGCTGCCAAAAAGAAGAGCAAGCCTATGCCTTGGCCTTACCCCCTGGCTTTCCAGAAGTTGAGCTGCCCGAAGATAATCTGCCTACGGCTTTGCGGGTAGAACTGGGCAAGCGGCTCTTTTTTGACCCTATTTTGTCTAGAGATTCTAGTATTTCTTGTGGTTCCTGTCATTTTAGAGCCTTGGGGTTTGCGGACAACAAGGTCGTTTCACCAGGAATAGCGGGCCGCTTAGGTTTTCGCAATGCGCCTATTTTGACCAACCTAATTTATCGAGAAAACTTTTTCTTTGATGGCGGGGTCCCCAACTTAGAACTGCAAGTAGTGGCCCCGATAGAAGACACAGCCGAGATGGATTTTCATTTGGGAGGGGTTGTCGAGCGGCTCGCTCGGCATCCAGAATATGCCCCACTTTTAGAAAAGGCTTATCCAGGCAAACCCCTTACTTTTGCCCTAACACGGGCGATAGCCAGCTATGAAAGGACCCTTCTTTCGGGCCAATCGGCTTTTGATCGCTATTATTATCAAGGCGATAGCAGCGCCCTAAATGACCAAGAAAAAAGAGGTTGGCAACTTTTTCAGGATAAGGGCTGCCGAGATTGTCATGCAGGCCCTAACTTCTCTAATGAGGAATTTATCAATATTGGCCTTTATGCCGATTATAACTACAATGGAGATCCAGGCCGCCGAAGAGTGACTGCCCTAGAAAGCGATATTGGCAAATTTAAGGTGCCTAGCCTTCGAAATATTGCGCTAACCGCCCCCTATATGCATGATGGCAGCATACAAAATCTAGAGGAAGTGATTGATTTCTTTGCCGCTGGCGGAGAAGCCCACTTTAATAAGAGCCCAGAAATACAGGCCTTTGTACTCTCACCCCAAGAAAAAGCTGACCTAATCGCCTTTTTAGAAAGTTTGACCGATTGGGATTTTGTACAGGGAACAGATTGA
- a CDS encoding replication-associated recombination protein A, with amino-acid sequence MQPLAERLRPQSLDDYMGQEHLLGAGAPLRSMINSGQLPSLILWGPPGIGKTTLARLLAQESGRQLYSLSAVDAGVKELRELLQRAKKQNLFQQGKSPLLFIDEIHRFSKSQQDALLSAVEQGVVTLLGATTENPSFEVIRALRSRCQIYRLRPLTAQQLQTIAEQALAKDELLQQYEVEIVDAEALQQYAGGDARKLLNILELLVGSHSDPKQPLRITADLLAEVLQENLAAYDKNGDWHYAVTSALIKSIRGSDPNAALYWLARMLAGGEDLKFIARRLIISASEDIGLANPNAILLANQCFEAVDRIGYPESRIILSQTVIYLACSPKSNSAYAAINKAMELVEKTGQLEVPLALRNPRSQEDRQEGFGDGYLYAHAYPGHFVEQEFMPEALRGHKLYEPAQNAQEHKFKQKLDQYWKKYR; translated from the coding sequence ATGCAACCATTAGCTGAACGCCTGCGCCCCCAAAGCCTAGATGATTATATGGGCCAAGAACATTTGTTGGGTGCAGGCGCCCCTCTTCGCAGCATGATTAACTCGGGCCAATTGCCCTCCCTTATTCTTTGGGGACCTCCGGGTATTGGCAAAACGACCTTGGCCCGCTTGCTGGCCCAAGAATCTGGTCGCCAACTTTATAGCCTCTCTGCCGTAGATGCTGGAGTGAAAGAATTGCGCGAATTGCTACAAAGAGCCAAAAAACAAAACCTCTTTCAACAAGGGAAAAGTCCTTTGCTCTTTATCGATGAGATTCACCGATTTAGCAAATCGCAACAAGATGCCTTGCTCTCTGCTGTAGAGCAAGGAGTAGTGACTCTTTTGGGCGCCACCACCGAAAATCCTTCTTTTGAGGTCATTCGGGCCCTGCGCTCCCGCTGCCAAATCTATCGCCTGCGTCCCCTAACGGCCCAGCAACTGCAAACTATTGCGGAGCAAGCCTTGGCCAAAGATGAATTGCTACAACAATATGAGGTAGAGATTGTCGATGCCGAAGCCCTGCAACAATACGCTGGCGGAGATGCCCGTAAACTGCTCAATATTTTAGAGTTGTTGGTGGGTAGCCATAGCGATCCCAAGCAGCCTTTGCGCATTACTGCCGATTTATTGGCCGAGGTACTACAAGAGAATCTGGCCGCCTACGACAAAAATGGCGACTGGCACTATGCCGTGACCTCTGCCCTCATCAAATCTATCCGTGGATCTGATCCCAATGCCGCCCTTTATTGGCTGGCCCGCATGTTGGCGGGAGGCGAAGACCTCAAGTTTATTGCCCGAAGATTGATTATTTCGGCTAGTGAGGATATTGGACTGGCCAACCCCAATGCCATCCTTTTGGCCAATCAATGTTTTGAAGCCGTAGACCGCATTGGCTATCCCGAATCTCGGATTATTCTCTCGCAAACAGTGATTTATTTGGCTTGTTCGCCCAAAAGCAACTCTGCTTATGCGGCCATCAACAAGGCGATGGAACTAGTAGAAAAGACAGGACAACTAGAGGTGCCTCTGGCCCTCCGGAATCCCCGCTCTCAAGAGGACCGACAAGAGGGTTTTGGCGATGGCTATCTTTACGCTCATGCTTATCCCGGCCATTTTGTAGAGCAAGAATTTATGCCCGAAGCCCTGCGGGGGCACAAACTTTACGAGCCCGCCCAAAACGCTCAAGAGCATAAGTTTAAACAAAAACTCGATCAGTATTGGAAAAAATATCGCTAA
- the hemB gene encoding porphobilinogen synthase gives MFSYNQSRPRRNRKSPAVRAHIQEHHLTVDRLMYPLFLVQGEGVKEEVSSLPGNYRWSLELLLKEIESCMNLGLQSFVLFPAVAEDLKDKVASYSYAEENFYLHALRRIKEEFPEACLMTDVAMDPYSSDGHDGLVDESGQILNDETLPILSKMALAQAQAGVDIIGPSDMMDGRVAHIRQTLDQAGFGHTSIMSYTAKYASAFYGPFRDALDSAPKAGDKKTYQMSPANSREALIEGRLDAAEGADYLMVKPALPYLDIIALLNQNFELPIAAYNVSGECAMLSAACEKGWLDFEKAMPEMLMSIHRAGAKVILSYFAKAYAEMAKAGKIKF, from the coding sequence ATGTTTTCATATAATCAAAGTCGGCCCCGCCGCAATAGAAAAAGCCCCGCAGTTCGAGCACATATTCAAGAGCATCATCTTACGGTAGATCGCTTGATGTATCCCCTCTTTTTGGTCCAAGGAGAAGGCGTTAAAGAAGAAGTGAGCTCTTTGCCCGGCAACTACCGCTGGAGCCTAGAACTTCTTTTGAAGGAAATTGAAAGCTGTATGAATTTGGGTCTACAGAGCTTTGTGCTTTTCCCGGCTGTGGCCGAAGACTTGAAGGATAAAGTGGCTTCTTACAGCTATGCCGAAGAGAATTTTTATCTGCACGCTTTGCGCCGCATCAAAGAGGAGTTTCCTGAGGCCTGCCTGATGACCGATGTGGCTATGGATCCTTATAGCTCAGACGGACACGATGGTTTAGTAGACGAATCTGGCCAAATTCTAAATGATGAAACCCTGCCCATTTTGAGCAAAATGGCTTTGGCCCAAGCCCAAGCTGGGGTAGATATTATTGGTCCCAGCGATATGATGGATGGCCGTGTAGCGCATATTCGCCAGACCCTAGACCAGGCCGGTTTTGGCCATACCTCTATTATGTCTTATACCGCTAAATATGCCTCGGCTTTTTATGGCCCCTTTAGAGATGCGCTAGACTCGGCCCCAAAAGCTGGAGATAAAAAGACCTACCAAATGAGTCCCGCCAATAGCCGAGAAGCCCTTATTGAAGGACGATTGGATGCCGCAGAGGGGGCCGATTATTTGATGGTAAAACCCGCTCTTCCTTATCTCGACATTATTGCTTTGCTCAACCAAAACTTTGAGCTGCCTATTGCCGCCTATAATGTAAGTGGCGAATGTGCCATGCTCTCAGCTGCTTGCGAAAAGGGTTGGCTAGACTTTGAAAAGGCCATGCCCGAAATGCTTATGAGCATCCACCGCGCTGGGGCCAAAGTCATTTTGAGTTATTTTGCCAAAGCCTATGCAGAAATGGCCAAGGCTGGAAAAATCAAGTTTTAA
- a CDS encoding RsmE family RNA methyltransferase, which produces MQLFYCPNIQGQQAILEEDEFRHACKTLRKKEGDQLHLFDGRGHYYLGQIAKTNKREALLDILEQEERPLPWSFSLHLALAPTKNIDRMEWLVEKAVEVGVNKISLFLSQQSERKKVRMDRLERIALSAAKQSHKWVLPEWGELEKLSDFLPQQKAQHRFIAHCHSADLPLLKAACPKTIGPKEEILILLGPEGDFSWPEVEMAESAGFQSVSLGHSRLRTETAALYACQGIQWELGQ; this is translated from the coding sequence ATGCAACTCTTTTATTGTCCAAACATTCAGGGACAACAAGCTATACTTGAAGAAGACGAATTTCGTCATGCTTGCAAAACTTTACGCAAAAAAGAGGGGGACCAACTCCACCTTTTTGATGGTCGGGGACATTATTATTTGGGGCAGATTGCCAAAACGAACAAGCGAGAAGCCCTCTTAGATATATTGGAGCAAGAAGAGCGGCCTTTGCCTTGGTCCTTTTCTTTGCATTTGGCTTTGGCCCCAACCAAAAATATAGACCGTATGGAGTGGTTGGTAGAAAAAGCCGTAGAGGTTGGCGTGAATAAAATCAGTTTATTCTTGAGCCAGCAGTCGGAGCGCAAAAAGGTTCGGATGGACCGTTTGGAGCGGATTGCTCTTTCGGCGGCTAAGCAATCGCATAAGTGGGTATTGCCCGAATGGGGAGAGCTAGAGAAGCTCTCTGATTTTTTACCTCAGCAAAAGGCCCAGCATCGTTTCATTGCCCATTGTCATTCTGCGGATTTGCCTTTGTTGAAAGCAGCTTGTCCAAAAACTATCGGGCCTAAGGAGGAAATTTTAATTTTGTTGGGCCCGGAGGGTGACTTCTCTTGGCCGGAAGTGGAAATGGCCGAGTCAGCGGGTTTTCAGTCTGTTAGTTTGGGACATAGCCGTCTGCGGACCGAAACCGCGGCCCTTTATGCTTGTCAGGGCATCCAATGGGAATTGGGCCAATAA